The genomic segment TATCTGGTATATTCTCGTAATTCATTCAAGATTTCAACAATATCGTCGTATCTGTCAATAGAATCATCAAGTTCTAATAAGGATAATAACTTATTGCCTATTGAAACAAGTTCTCCATGTTGCTCATCGATTTCATCGATTCCTAAAACATACTTTTCATCTAATTTTGTTGCCATATGCCACCTCTTTCGTACCTTATTTCATGACAAAAGTCTTAGCTCGTTCTTTCATCTAAGACTTAGTAAATCATTAAAGGCTAATGTTTTTTCCAGTATAACACATCCAAATTATTGAAATCAATACATTATCATAACTCGGTGTTTAAACTAAAGGATTTAATATTTCTTCAAGAAAATCTAAGGTCTTGAAATGCCTATCTAAATGATATTGAATAAACTCTTTAGTAATGATAGATAGCTTATCGAGAACCTCTTCAGACACATTAAACTGAAACACTGATTGAACATTGGTATAGATAATGTATCTTAAAGACATGATGACACCTTCTTCTAAAGGTGATGACATTCCTTTAGAATGACATAACTGACATACTAGACCTCCTTTTCTAGAAGAAAAAAAGTACGTATTAGCTTCTTTACTACAATTGGAACAGCATTGTAATTCAGGCGTATAACCACTGAGGCTTAATACCTTTAACTCATAAATTACTTTGATTAATTCTAAAGCTAACTGCTCATCTTCTAAACGTCTCAAAGCTTTTAAAGTTAATAGCAGCAACTGTGGATAAGGTTCATTTTCAAGAGCTACATAATCTAATAATTCCATAAAATACATACCATAAGCCACTCTATGAATATCACTACGTATATTATGAAAAAAATCAATAAGCTCCATACTCTTTATAGTTGTATAACTCTTTCTCTCTAAAAAGATAATATCACAATACGCAAATACTTGGGTCGTTGCCAGCAGATTACTCTTCGGCTTTCTTGCCCCTTTAGCAAAAGCTGTAATTTTACCGTATTCTTTTGTATATACGGTTATTCTTTTATCATTCTCTCCGATAGGCATTTCATTGATAATGAGCCCTCGTGCTTTATATTCTTTCACATTGATCACCAGATTATTTGTAGAATGAGGTAATGTAGATAGAGTAAACATAATCTACTTTCTACATTATAATCAAAAATAGGTTCTCTGA from the Vallitalea okinawensis genome contains:
- the recO gene encoding DNA repair protein RecO, whose product is MKEYKARGLIINEMPIGENDKRITVYTKEYGKITAFAKGARKPKSNLLATTQVFAYCDIIFLERKSYTTIKSMELIDFFHNIRSDIHRVAYGMYFMELLDYVALENEPYPQLLLLTLKALRRLEDEQLALELIKVIYELKVLSLSGYTPELQCCSNCSKEANTYFFSSRKGGLVCQLCHSKGMSSPLEEGVIMSLRYIIYTNVQSVFQFNVSEEVLDKLSIITKEFIQYHLDRHFKTLDFLEEILNPLV